The Colius striatus isolate bColStr4 chromosome 24, bColStr4.1.hap1, whole genome shotgun sequence genome includes a window with the following:
- the IL22RA1 gene encoding interleukin-22 receptor subunit alpha-1, with product MKQFLIILSVCSAVGTVTTERSPCVKRAAFSSTNFENILSWETEADIPPGTVFDVQYKQYGEKSWLNKRECQSITQTFCNLTHETENFTEHYYGRVRATGQNYCSSNWVRSERFEPRKETIIGAPEVQYIPYIRSVKFLIQPPYTPLRGEDDHQLTVEDIYSRFGAVDYHLTIFNQRTHQEWTKNAHNKEFEVSNLDPDTEYNGTVYIHLLQRSSKPQVFWVKTRADNTWLLYCFVALAFCAGLVFAAISYVIYKYIKQRSAQPMSLDFRGISSFQPLTLTVEHIIKPINVSRPSLLIPEMQLPHISQHLDKAPASPWSCHAPETAYQQERNVSTMGLPTQPPCLASAAPPGYAPQIAGPSVPTAMASKNLPLTYGLCVKGTEHVDKNLEPNQMLKEVSSDSFVGGKPIAQMLGSSSGSLWNYKEQGLDLALWNSRDTRESGLLQGSPGQTQQLVSQTDGMESKVHVSQLSLPLLEQCYRQQPAELPLLLSSVKVDTDYVPEDELLPSASANLLFSAGAGNNFPRESNKEQWMLPDSVSHSANKLQFPETRETEMLPQTKELSCTKLNTVVSQDTISDQDNGTPLTKLFKDLDLKVLWDQDENIEFY from the exons ATGAAGCAATTTCTGATCATCCTGTCCGTGTGTTCAGCGGTTG GCACTGTGACAACAGAGAGATCACCATGTGTGAAACGTGCAGCATTTTCTTCTACAAACTTTGAGAACATCCTGTCATGGGAAACTGAAGCAGATATTCCCCCTGGCACTGTATTTGATGTCCAATACAAACA GTATGGAGAAAAATCCTGGCTTAACAAGCGTGAGTGCCAGAGCATCACACAGACGTTCTGCAACCTCACTCATGAAACAGAGAACTTCACAGAGCATTACTACGGCAGGGTGAGGGCCACTGGCCAGAACTACTGCTCCTCCAACTGGGTGCGCTCTGAAAGATTTGAGCCCAGAAAAGAGA CTATTATTGGAGCACCAGAAGTACAATATATACCTTACATACGGTCTGTAAAGTTTCTTATACAGCCCCCCTACACACCGCTGAGAGGTGAGGATGACCACCAGCTAACCGTGGAGGACATTTACAGCAGATTTGGTGCTGTTGATTATCACTTAACAATATTCAACCAAAGGACACACCAAGAG TGGACAAAGAATGCACACAACAAAGAATTTGAAGTTTCCAACTTGGACCCAGACACTGAATATAATGGAACAGTATATATCCATCtcctccagagaagcagcaaaccCCAAGTATTTTGGGTCAAAACACGAGCAG ACAACACATGGCTTCTCTACTGCTTCGTGGCACTCGCAttctgtgctgggctggtgtTTGCTGCAATCAGTTATGTGATCTACAAATACATCAAGCAACGCAGTGCACAGCCCATGTCTTTG GACTTCAGAGGGATTTCATCATTCCAGCCTCTTACACTGACGGTGGAGCATATTATAAAGCCCATTAATGTATCCAGACCTTCGCTTCTCATCCCTGAAATGCAGTTACCACACATCAGCCAGCATTTGGACAAAGCACCAGCATCACCATGGTCTTGCCATGCACCAGAAACCGCCTATCAGCAAGAGAGGAACGTATCAACAATGGGGCTGCCCACCCAGCCTCCCTGCTTGGCAAGTGCAGCTCCTCCTGGTTATGCTCCTCAAATAGCCGGCCCAAGTGTTCCTACTGCCATGGCCAGCAAAAATCTGCCCCTAACCTATGGGCTGTGTGTCAAAGGCACAGAGCACGTCGACAAGAATTTGGAGCCAAACCAAATGCTAAAGGAAGTTTCTTCAGATAGTTTTGTTGGTGGGAAGCCCATAGCTCAgatgctgggcagcagcagtggcagcctTTGGAATTACAAAGAACAGGGCCTGGACCTGGCATTGTGGAACAGCAGAGACACAAGAGAGTCAGGTCTCTTACAGGGGAGCCCTGGGCAAACACAGCAACTGGTGTCACAAACTGATGGGATGGAAAGTAAAGTGCATGTATCCCAGCTGTCACTGCCTTTGCTGGAACAATGCTACAGACAACAGCCTGCAGAACTGCCGCTGTTATTGTCTTCAGTGAAAGTTGACACAGACTATGTTCCAGAGGATGAATTGCTGCCATCTGCATCAGCAAACCTCCTTTTTTCAGCTGGTGCTGGTAACAACTTCCCAAGAGAGAGCAACaaagagcagtggatgttgccAGATTCAGTTTCACATTCTGCAAATAAATTGCAGTTCCCAGAGACTcgagaaacagaaatgttacCACAAACAAAGGAGCTAAGCTGCACAAAACTGAATACTGTTGTGTCCCAAGACACTATCTCAGACCAGGACAATGGCACTCCTCTCACTAAGCTGTTCAAAGATTTGGACTTAAAAGTATTGTGGGATCAGGATGAAAACATAGAATTTTATTAG
- the IFNLR1 gene encoding interferon lambda receptor 1 encodes MSRVGELCLGMSAWRVRVLMALCFLPQNTGHIQLPPPQNVTLMSKAFDMILTWSPGEGSPPDVTYTVRYESQERMDKWMKVPHCKNIHRTSCNLTCVLPNLFVKVRARVKAVLGRLQSPWVDSQFKEYHLDVELAPPVLTVNVEENLIRVNASFPLATCVEIFSWMYDLNLWEAGSTDKKQYEGNFRKNTVTIDATALRGNYCLSARSSFQSIDFKHSKFSQPVCVLLNQKAVEWKFPFSATAPVFVLPIFLTSAFIICLLKQDVRRKKMPRALDFSYLKIDGPAFHCEFSEKEFFRDYLICTEKPVSQRKTHKALAGNSLPWTASFLSSSSSSSEEEEEDSSTFIPYTEILRFPNRHLNCQPSRAAQGETSLDSGSGSLFMDSESVLDPSTSSFSFFPTRKNEVDPSSTQGNESVSFSHSSSLGRISLTDVRFPGPREHGQQDTDRDECLEMTPLQAPAEGICAKPAPNEHHRQRKAHHYTKYYQKAVFDLPVQVSEVSHLSKDPSSEQLIAFQTLQVAEDEGIASDCDSDHFTEETPPIPTALTDAFQTSNMEEKYDQRFKFKGFGHTHYLGRS; translated from the exons ATGTCACGGGTGGGAGAGTTGTGCTTGGGCATGTCTGCCTGGAGAGTCAGAGTCCTGATGGCACTGTGCTTCCTGCCGCAGAACACAG GTCACATTCaacttcctcctcctcaaaaTGTTACACTAATGTCAAAGGCTTTTGACATGATTTTGACATGGAGTCCAGGAGAAGGCTCTCCACCAGATGTGACATACACTGTGAGGTATGAAAG CCAGGAACGCATGGACAAGTGGATGAAGGTTCCTCATTGCAAAAACATTCACAGAACCTCTTGCAATCTGACCTGTGTGCTTCCAAACCTCTTTGTTAAAGTCCGGGCTCGAGTAAAAGCTGTTCTTGGACGACTCCAGTCACCATGGGTAGACTCACAATTCAAGGAATACCATTTGGATG TGGAATTGGCTCCCCCGGTGCTCACTGTGAATGTGGAGGAGAACTTAATCCGTGTGAATGCCTCCTTCCCTTTGGCCACCTGTGTAGAGATTTTCTCTTGGATGTATGACTTGAATCTTTGGGAAGCTGGATCTACAGACAAG AAGCAGTATGAAGGTAACTTTAGGAAGAATACAGTGACTATTGATGCCACTGCACTTCGAGGCAACTACTGCTTAAGTGCCAGATCTTCCTTCCAAAGCATTGACTTCAAACACAGCAAATTCTCCCAACCAGTGTGTGTGCTACTAAACCAGAAAG CAGTGGAATGGAAGTTCCCATTCTCTGCAACAGCCCCTGTGTTTGTCCTGCCCATCTTTCTGACAAGTGCCTTCATCATCTGCTTGCTGAAACAAGATGTTAGGCGAAAGAAGATGCCTCGTGCTTTG GATTTCTCTTATTTGAAAATTGATGGACCAGCTTTTCACTGTGAGTTCAGTGAAAAGGAATTCTTCAGGGACTATCTTATCTGCACAGAGAAGCCAGTGTCACAAAGGAAGACACACAAAGCTTTAGCAGGAAACAGCCTACCATGGACGGCTTCTTTCctctcatcatcatcatcttcatcagaggaggaggaggaagacagcAGTACTTTTATTCCATACACTGAAATACTTCGTTTTCCAAACAGGCATCTCAATTGTCAGCcatccagagcagcacagggggaaaCTAGCTTGGACTCTGGGTCTGGAAGTCTATTTATGGACAGTGAATCTGTGCTTGACCCGAGTACCTCgagtttctctttctttccaacaAGAAAGAATGAGGTAGACCCCTCATCAACCCAAGGAAATGAGTCTGTATCCTTCTCACACAGCTCCTCCCTGGGAAGAATATCCCTCACTGATGTGAGATTCCCAGGTCCCAGGGAGCATGGACAGCAGGATACAGACAGGGATGAATGCCTGGAAATGACCCCTCTTCAAGCACCAGCAGAGGGGATTTGTGCCAAACCTGCACCCAATGAGCACCACCGGCAGAGGAAAGCTCACCATTACACCAAGTACTACCAGAAAGCAGTATTTGATCTGCCTGTCCAGGTCAGTGAGGTATCACATCTCAGCAAGGATCCCAGCAGTGAGCAACTCATTGCCTTTCAGACATTGCAGGTGGCAGAAGATGAAGGTATTGCAAGTGACTGTGACAGCGATCATTTCACAGAAGAGACACCTCCCATACCCACAGCGCTCACTGATGCATTTCAAACTTCAAATATGGAGGAAAAATATGATCAGAGGTTTAAATTCAAAGGCTTTGGACACACACATTACTTGGGAAGGAGCTAG